DNA sequence from the Vicia villosa cultivar HV-30 ecotype Madison, WI linkage group LG3, Vvil1.0, whole genome shotgun sequence genome:
TCTAGAAAAGAATAATATTGGATCCTTATAAAACTATGActttttaatttaagttttaatcTAATAGAAATTTTAAAACTGATTTAAGTTTTCTatagaaattttaatttaatagttGGAATTACATGTATAAtgaatacataaattaaaataaatttttattttaaaattaataaaaaaaattggtaaaacaattttttttcttatttaaatgtttatcatatttcaaaaacaaaatcgtGCGTATCACTCAAGTATCCGTGCAAACAAACGGGGACTGATATAGTACACGATATAATATTGATATTaaactattaatttaaatattgaataataacggaaataAATTTACTATAGAtttaaataattccaaaacattttataaataattccaaaacaatttttttatataaatgaatAATTATATTGTTAATTCAAATAGTATTTATAtaggaaagaaattatagaaaccaatttattatctcttttaaaaataataaattattttggttACACAATTTTGTCTTTTTTCATTTCTTTATTATATCTTTAATCACAAATATGTGTAACACAAATATCCATGTGAACGCACGAGTAACACAGCACGGGTAATCATACCAAaatccgtgcgaacgcacaggttattatatttttttgtacaattaaagaaaaccaaagtaaaaataatgtattaatcCAAACACGAGAAAAATGTGTTGCTTTATactaatttatttcattttttattatatctTTGAAAACAAATGTGCATAACACACCAATACCTGTGCGAGTgcacgggtaacacaccagtaccgtgtgaacgcacgggtaaccatACTAAACTATTGTTCCAATATTCCTAAGtcatgaagttattgataaaactattgaatattaacaagaacattaagTTACTAATTAAACGGTTGAATATTATCGGGAACTTgacgttattgatcaaactattgaatattaacgagaacataaagttactaataaaaatattggatattaacgggaacatgaaattactcatcaaaatattgaatattaacagaaatattaaattactgatcaaaatattgaatattaacgagaacatgaagttactaatcaaaatattgaatattaatgggaacatgaagttactgatcaaaatatttaataataacatagacatgaaattactgatcaaaatattgaataataacgggaacacgaagttactgatcaaaatattgaataataatacaacaactttactttaaatatttttgataataattctaacacaaaaataatatttatataaaatcaaattattactgattcaaatatttttatatattgtcaattttaaaaaaatttattttattttaattatattttataaacaaaTACACGTATCATaccggtacccgtgcgaacgcacgagtatCCCACTAGTTTTCACTAAAAAAGAAACACACAATACTCGTGTAAATAGCCAAACAATTCTAAGTTTGTAGAACACATTTGTGTTGGTTAATAATATGACTATTATTTGTCTCTAAATACTACATTTGTACATATCTTTTGGATGCACATTCAAttaaacaagttatttacatatttttttaatataattttattgttttattttacttaattttacTTTACAACAACACCACCAATCGAGCTTTATCTCACTAAATGGAGATCAACTACATAGATCAAACTAAGtgataataataaattgaaaagaTAAGAATATCTATTAGAATAATTCATCGGAGACAAATTAcaataatattgaatattaacagaaatattaaattactgatcaaaatatttaatattaaccagaacatgaaattactgatcaaaatattgaatatttacgggaacatgaagttactgatcaaaatatttaataataacatagacatgaaattactgatcaaaatattgaataataacggaaacacgaagttactgatcaaaatattgaataataatacaacaactttactttaaatatttttgactataattctaaaacaaaaataatatttatataaaaacaaattattactgattaaattttttttatatattgtcaattttaaaaaaatttattttatgttggTTAATAAGACTATTATTTGTCTCTAAATACTACATTTGTACATATCTTTTGGATGCACATTCAAttaaacaagttatttacatatttttttaatataattttattgttatattttacttaattttacTTTACAACAACACCACCAATCAAACTTTATCTCACTAAATGAAGATCAACTACATAGATCAAACTAAgtgataataataaattaaaaagataaGAATATCTATTAGAATAATTCATCCCAGAAAGATTACAATAATTTTTTCCATTCGAAGTTGAGGTAAGATTTACCatgactttttattttattttttgacacAATAAAGATATTATTCTTGTGCAAACCTCTATGGTCAAACTAACAAATAATGCAACATAAAAGTTAATTTATTTACACACAAAAATGCTACCTTCATCTCTAAATATACAATTCTTttgaaaaattacaaaattaaaaaaagttgatACAACAACAACCAAACCTTATCCCACTTATGACATTAAACTTGTTAATACTTGAttttgtttgcacaaattttttcATGATAGTATTGTAGATTGTAAAAAGTaatgtaaaataaatagaaatatgtTGGTATAGAAGTAATGAATACAACTAAAAATACAAAGAGTCTCTtcttaaaaatataacaatttttcCACCACAAAAGAACTTTATAGTCAAAGAAAGTAGCAAAATGTTGGTCGGGAATCACAAGTCGTCAAATTTAGGGTGTGCGACATTCCTCTTAATTGGATAAAGGTCACACAAACACAAAACATTCAAATACGAGACAATCaaatctttttgaatttgacagagtTTCATAAGGGTCGTGAGAATGTTAGACTCATCCAAATATACGAGAACTTTACAATTTGAAATTTAATTCATATTCTATGTTTATATCACATCTAATTACATCAACGATAAGTAGGAAGACATGTAGTAAAGAGGAAatgaatgtaaaaacaaagaaaaccaaAAATGTTGTGGAAGAAAAAAGATCAAGCCGAATTTAGGACGCTACATACAACAAAACAACGGAAATAATCACATACTATTAGTGGAACAAGACTAAATTCTAACATCCAAGATGTTATGACTATTAAACAAATTATCATCACATTTTTATccttttatctttttgttttattttatatttatgtttcttATGTAATTTAAAAAACACCAACTTCACACTTAGTTACAAGAGTTAAAAATTTCATAATGGAAAGAGAAATTTTCTTTTAGTATAGTTGTTAGAAACAAAAAGGAATTACACTTCAGAGCTATAAATCGATTACTCAACTCATCATAAGTTTGTGGATTCACTAGTTTTTCTACAACTTTGAGTCATTTCACATAATTAAAGTTGTACTAGTAGTTATTTTACAAAGATACATGACATAATTTGAACTCCCCACTGGATGTAACAAAATGAAATAgtaaaatggtttttttttaaagcaaaaatactattaaaataaaaatgttttgatactccttttaaaaaaaaacaagacacTATATAGAACCCAAGTTCCATCCAACTCAACACTTTTAGTCCACTAGTTCATTCCCTCTGCAAAGGTTTTATTTAGTATTCCCATTCTTTCCTGCCTCCTTTATCATAACATTGCTTATGCAGCCTTACTATGAAAATGAAATTCCCAATAATACCCTTtaccatcatcaacaacaacaactcaccATTGATAATTCTCACTCCTCCATTCTCTCCACACCTCAACTTACCTTAACACCAAACCACATTCATCACCCTATTCTCCAACACTATCATCATTCACACTCTCCACATCACCGACAACAATTTCAACATTTTTATCAACATAAATATCAACCacaaccaccacaacaacaagaacaacaagaaaCATATTCTTTGGGTGAGACTATTGTAAACCGTTACATCGAATGCGAGGAAGGATCCACAGCTAGAGTATCTTTTTGGTAATTCACATTTATACATTTATACAGAAATAGCAGACAAACGGACAATAAACTATGCACCACTCCCCTTTACTAATATTTGTGTTTGTATGGTATGTTTTATATTTTCAGGAAAGCATTCAACAACACAGTGCAATATGATGCAACAGAAAAACAACATAATGAAAACCAAAACGAGACATGTTTGGTTTTGGACAACAACTTCGACGAGCTTGAAGCAGTGTACAAAAACAAACTTGGCCGGAATGGAGAAGAACGGGAAAGTACAAGGAAGAAGATGAGGAAGAGGAAAGTAGTGAAGGAAGAATTGAGTATGATGAATTCGTTTCTCAAGAGGCTGGTGAAGCGTGTGGTGAATCATCAAGAGGCTCTTCAGAATAGATTGTTGGAGGTGATTGATAGAATGGAGAGAAAACGAATAGAGAGGGAAGAAAATTGGAGGCGAGAAGAGAATGAGTTGTATGAAAGAGAAGCTATTGTGAAAGCACGTGAGAGAGATCTTGCTAAACGAAGAGAGTCTTCCATTGTTTCAAGCATAGAGAAAATTACTGGTCGAAAATTCTTTTTTGTTTCTGAGAGCACTCATCAAAATTGAAGATTATTGTGTTTTTCTTTGCATTTGATTCAGTTACTTTTAACAACACTTATTGAGTTGCCATTTGGATTCCTCAAAAGTTTTTTCAATGATCTAGTAGTGATAACTTGAGTACTATTTAGTAGTGTATGTTTGGTTTTGCAGCGAATTTTCCGTGTTTACTAACGATTACAAAAGAATTTCCATTTCTATATAGAAGTTTGGTATTGTGGCTTTTGTGAAATCTTGGCTAATGTTTAGATGCGAGTTTGGAGTCCAGCGCAGAACCAAACACGTGCGTAGTTTTGAATTGTAGTAAATCAGAGGAGAGTTGTGCTATAGGGAAGCAACAAAGAAAATTGTAAGATCGCTATCCCTCTTAAATCAGACGCTTTCAATTTCAAGTGTCGGAAGTACAAAAGTATTTTTAGGGAGATGTAATTCTTTCTTTAAATTTCAACTACTTATATTTGATTAATTCGTTTTAGATTATGTTTTGTACATCAAATGATAACATGATTTTGCcatatataattgaattaatcTATTGTTGGTGATGAATGTTCAGATTCTACTACTAGCATTGTTTAATATAGAAACTAGAGTTTCATTCAATTGAAACATTTTTCCATTACATTACATCATGTTTTTTGGGGATAAAAATTTCATAGGTTGTGCATAATATACATAGAATTGTTTCTATAAGTTTAGTCCAATTGATAACACAAATGCTAGCACTATCCATCCCACAAGGAAGTATCCAACCAGTCTGGTTGGTCCAA
Encoded proteins:
- the LOC131655208 gene encoding uncharacterized protein LOC131655208, whose amino-acid sequence is MQPYYENEIPNNTLYHHQQQQLTIDNSHSSILSTPQLTLTPNHIHHPILQHYHHSHSPHHRQQFQHFYQHKYQPQPPQQQEQQETYSLGETIVNRYIECEEGSTARVSFWKAFNNTVQYDATEKQHNENQNETCLVLDNNFDELEAVYKNKLGRNGEERESTRKKMRKRKVVKEELSMMNSFLKRLVKRVVNHQEALQNRLLEVIDRMERKRIEREENWRREENELYEREAIVKARERDLAKRRESSIVSSIEKITGRKFFFVSESTHQN